In Maridesulfovibrio frigidus DSM 17176, a genomic segment contains:
- a CDS encoding DUF4301 family protein produces MKKETNAESSLNNILREAEQTIAQIVKSGVPEDIIIQQIQRFKKGFPFTKIIKPCSPDDGILIIPQKERAQLIGKYIKAAEAGRVTKFVPASGAATRMFKSLLSLYNRSHDNNFAIAKDDEDYQTTLDFINSIHNFAFYDELKHLMSKDGLDLDESCTKKDYQTILKYALTPKGLNYANLPKGLIPFHTYSDHVRTPFAEHIAEAVEYTKSKNGQVSIHFTVSPLHRENIEQHVSKELKHYPDIDFEVSYSEQRKQTNTIAVDLSDKGFRTNEGHILFRPAGHGALIINLNEQKKDLIFLKNIDNVAPDRLKEDTIESKQVLGGLLIELQEQIFKYVRTLKGDLPDIATLNSIVKFAKSSLSMAFPDNYETLTGKEKVEWLLSKLNRPIRVCGMVKNQGEPGGGPFWVKGADGLPAQQIVEKSQVDLNDATQAECLTSATHFNPVDIICGVRDYENKPFDLLKRIDTNTGFISLKSKDGEELKAMELPGLWNGSMADWITIFSEVPLSTFSPVKTVNDLLKKEHQP; encoded by the coding sequence ATGAAAAAAGAAACTAATGCCGAATCTTCACTAAACAATATTCTTCGTGAGGCAGAGCAAACAATTGCGCAGATAGTTAAAAGCGGAGTGCCGGAAGACATAATCATTCAGCAGATACAGAGATTTAAAAAAGGTTTTCCCTTCACAAAAATAATAAAGCCATGCAGCCCGGATGATGGAATACTTATAATTCCCCAAAAGGAGCGCGCACAACTTATCGGTAAATATATCAAAGCGGCAGAAGCAGGACGAGTAACCAAATTTGTCCCAGCCTCAGGCGCGGCAACTCGTATGTTTAAATCACTGCTATCTCTTTACAACCGCTCACACGACAATAATTTTGCAATAGCTAAGGATGACGAAGACTATCAAACTACTCTTGATTTTATAAACTCAATACACAACTTTGCCTTTTATGATGAATTGAAACACCTCATGAGTAAAGATGGACTTGATCTTGATGAATCGTGTACAAAAAAGGATTATCAAACAATCCTTAAATACGCCCTAACACCAAAAGGTTTGAACTATGCAAACCTTCCTAAAGGGTTGATCCCATTTCACACATACTCTGATCATGTTCGAACCCCATTTGCAGAACATATTGCCGAAGCAGTTGAATATACAAAGAGTAAAAACGGACAAGTAAGCATCCACTTTACAGTTTCACCGCTACACAGGGAGAATATTGAGCAGCACGTATCTAAAGAGCTAAAACACTACCCTGACATTGATTTTGAAGTTTCTTATTCTGAACAAAGAAAACAAACGAATACTATCGCCGTAGACCTTTCTGACAAAGGATTTCGCACAAATGAGGGGCACATACTCTTTAGACCTGCTGGGCATGGAGCTTTGATTATTAACCTTAATGAACAAAAAAAAGACCTTATTTTTCTCAAGAACATAGATAATGTTGCTCCTGACAGGCTTAAAGAAGACACAATCGAAAGTAAGCAGGTGCTTGGGGGGTTGCTCATAGAACTACAGGAACAGATCTTTAAATACGTCCGCACTTTAAAAGGAGATCTTCCAGACATAGCTACGCTTAACTCGATAGTAAAATTTGCAAAATCGAGTCTATCTATGGCTTTCCCGGACAATTATGAAACCTTAACTGGAAAAGAAAAAGTGGAATGGCTCCTGTCCAAATTAAACCGCCCAATACGAGTATGTGGTATGGTAAAAAACCAAGGAGAGCCAGGCGGCGGACCTTTTTGGGTAAAAGGGGCAGATGGGCTTCCCGCGCAACAAATAGTTGAAAAAAGCCAAGTAGATTTAAATGATGCTACGCAGGCGGAATGCCTGACATCAGCAACACATTTCAACCCTGTGGATATTATATGTGGGGTTCGGGACTATGAAAATAAGCCATTTGACCTATTAAAAAGAATTGATACGAACACGGGATTCATATCACTTAAATCTAAAGACGGAGAAGAATTGAAAGCGATGGAGCTTCCCGGACTCTGGAATGGATCCATGGCTGATTGGATTACTATATTTTCTGAAGTTCCGCTTAGTACCTTCTCTCCGGTCAAGACAGTGAATGACCTACTGAAAAAGGAGCATCAGCCTTAG
- a CDS encoding lactate utilization protein has protein sequence MSVIQNFWNLKLGELKEVLEDNGFTTHVAHNGKAASMLILDKIIPQLSPSSISFGGSMTVVDTGLFDQIKKLDKVKVIDTYDVKPPMAERIERRRQALLTDLFITSANALTEEGEIVNLDGTGNRVAAMAFGPKNVIVLVGRNKICGDLDAATRRIKEYVAPVNAMRLKRKTPCAVTGTCADCSSPERICSVWGITEKSSPKGRIHIVLINEDLGY, from the coding sequence ATGTCAGTCATTCAAAACTTCTGGAACTTAAAACTCGGTGAACTCAAAGAAGTGCTCGAAGACAACGGCTTCACCACTCATGTTGCGCACAACGGAAAAGCAGCTTCCATGCTGATTCTTGACAAAATTATCCCACAGCTCTCTCCTTCTTCCATCAGCTTCGGCGGTTCTATGACTGTTGTTGATACAGGTTTATTCGATCAGATCAAAAAACTTGATAAAGTTAAAGTAATCGACACATATGATGTAAAACCTCCTATGGCTGAAAGAATTGAGCGCCGCAGACAGGCACTACTCACAGATCTTTTCATCACCAGTGCCAATGCTCTCACCGAAGAAGGCGAGATTGTTAACCTAGACGGCACAGGCAACAGAGTCGCAGCCATGGCATTTGGTCCGAAGAACGTTATAGTACTGGTCGGTAGAAACAAAATTTGCGGAGACTTAGACGCAGCTACACGCCGCATTAAAGAATATGTGGCTCCTGTAAATGCTATGAGACTCAAAAGAAAAACACCTTGCGCAGTAACAGGAACCTGTGCGGACTGTAGCTCCCCTGAGCGCATCTGTTCAGTATGGGGAATCACCGAAAAGTCATCCCCTAAAGGACGTATTCACATTGTCCTTATTAATGAAGACCTCGGATACTAG
- a CDS encoding glycogen/starch/alpha-glucan phosphorylase — protein sequence MIKKRKFTLKKKNDRKSLIRDISDHVVFSLSKELSDASEHDMGKALALAMRDRLVERMIKTRDRYRETKAKRMYYFSIEYLLGRCLGNSLCNMELLERCEELFKEIGYDLDEVRESERDPALGNGGLGRLAACFLDSLATLDMPGCGYGIHYEYGLFRQSIQNGYQKELADYWMTEGMPLEIARPDQSVIIPLYGRVENSLSPDGQYLPMWMDWEDLIGIPYDIPIVGFGGKTVNYLRLFAAKSSENFDMEIFNQGDYIRAVQRKVESEMVTKVLYPSESVSFGKELRLIQEYFLVACGLRDITRRFSAQNKDFSQFADYVAIQMNDTHPALTVVELMRFLVDEKRIEWGKAWEITTATCAFTNHTLLPEALESWSVELFEKVLPRHLQLIYEINSRFLAGVAKKYPGNAEKIKSMSLFNEHGKKEIRMANLAVIGSHSVNGVSELHSDLVQRRLFPDFYEMDPDKFNNKTNGVTPRRWLLKSNPALSKLLIDSVGKKWITDLSDLKRIEKYVDDAAFREKYTAAKRTNKIILSDFIRSTLDIKVNPDSIFDIHAKRIHEYKRQLLNVLHIIHLYIELVDHGKEPLCPRTFIFAGKAAPGYWEAKQIIKLIHSVGDVVNKDPRVKGLIKVAFTPDYRVSLAEKMIPACDLSEQISTAGMEASGTGNMKFAMNGALTIGTLDGANVEMREEVGADNFYLFGLRQDQVEKTLMEGTYHPRGIYEKSEDVRQVLDALASSRFSPGEPGMYRWVVEKLLTDNEKYMHLADFEEYVATQKIVDKEYAKPAIWVRKAILNTARMGKFSTDRTMRQYAEDIWNIKALKDSE from the coding sequence ATGATAAAAAAAAGAAAGTTTACTTTAAAAAAGAAAAACGACCGCAAAAGTCTCATTCGTGACATCAGCGATCATGTTGTGTTTTCCCTTAGTAAAGAGCTCAGTGATGCGAGTGAGCATGATATGGGAAAAGCGTTGGCCCTTGCCATGCGGGATCGTCTTGTTGAGCGCATGATTAAGACGCGCGACAGATATCGTGAAACGAAAGCTAAGCGCATGTACTATTTTTCTATCGAATATCTTCTTGGGCGCTGTCTGGGTAACTCCCTGTGCAATATGGAACTTCTTGAACGTTGCGAAGAGTTGTTTAAAGAGATCGGTTATGATCTTGACGAAGTTCGCGAAAGTGAGCGTGACCCTGCGCTTGGTAATGGGGGGCTCGGACGTCTTGCAGCTTGTTTTTTGGATTCCCTTGCAACTCTTGATATGCCCGGGTGCGGTTACGGTATCCACTATGAATATGGACTGTTTCGGCAGTCCATCCAAAATGGATATCAGAAGGAACTGGCCGATTATTGGATGACCGAAGGCATGCCGCTGGAAATTGCGCGGCCAGATCAGTCGGTAATTATTCCTTTATACGGCAGGGTTGAGAATAGCCTTTCTCCTGATGGTCAATATTTGCCCATGTGGATGGACTGGGAAGATTTGATCGGTATTCCGTACGATATCCCAATTGTCGGTTTTGGCGGCAAAACTGTAAATTATCTTAGATTGTTTGCAGCTAAATCTTCCGAAAATTTCGACATGGAAATTTTTAATCAGGGTGATTACATCAGAGCAGTTCAGCGCAAAGTTGAATCTGAGATGGTCACTAAGGTTTTGTATCCGAGTGAATCTGTTTCATTTGGTAAAGAGCTACGCCTCATTCAGGAATATTTCCTTGTGGCCTGTGGTTTGAGAGATATTACCCGTAGGTTCTCCGCTCAGAATAAAGACTTCTCACAATTTGCTGACTATGTGGCCATTCAGATGAATGATACTCATCCGGCATTGACTGTGGTTGAACTTATGCGCTTTCTCGTGGACGAAAAGCGTATTGAGTGGGGAAAGGCTTGGGAAATCACTACAGCCACCTGTGCTTTTACCAATCATACGTTACTTCCAGAAGCACTTGAAAGCTGGTCGGTTGAATTGTTTGAAAAAGTCCTGCCGCGCCATTTACAGTTGATTTATGAGATTAACAGTCGCTTCCTCGCCGGTGTTGCAAAAAAATATCCCGGTAACGCCGAGAAAATTAAGAGTATGTCGTTGTTTAACGAGCATGGCAAAAAAGAAATTCGTATGGCGAACCTGGCTGTTATTGGCTCGCATTCAGTAAATGGGGTTTCAGAGCTTCATTCTGATCTCGTACAGCGTAGGCTTTTCCCTGATTTTTATGAAATGGACCCCGATAAATTTAATAATAAAACTAACGGTGTAACTCCGCGTCGTTGGTTGCTTAAGTCTAATCCGGCGTTGTCCAAACTGCTGATAGATTCTGTCGGTAAGAAGTGGATCACTGACCTTAGTGACTTGAAACGAATAGAGAAATACGTTGATGATGCTGCTTTCCGTGAAAAGTATACTGCTGCCAAACGTACGAATAAAATAATTTTGTCAGATTTTATAAGAAGTACTTTGGATATTAAAGTTAATCCTGACTCAATTTTTGATATCCATGCTAAGCGGATACACGAGTATAAGCGGCAGTTGCTCAACGTTTTGCATATTATTCATCTTTATATTGAACTGGTTGATCACGGCAAAGAGCCGCTTTGCCCGAGAACTTTTATTTTCGCAGGGAAAGCCGCTCCGGGATATTGGGAAGCTAAACAGATAATCAAGCTCATCCATAGTGTCGGAGATGTTGTAAATAAAGATCCGCGCGTTAAGGGGTTAATTAAGGTCGCTTTTACTCCTGATTACCGTGTATCACTTGCTGAAAAAATGATACCTGCCTGTGATTTGAGTGAGCAGATTTCAACAGCGGGAATGGAAGCTTCAGGGACTGGAAATATGAAGTTTGCAATGAACGGAGCTTTGACCATTGGAACTCTGGATGGCGCAAATGTTGAAATGCGTGAGGAAGTCGGGGCTGATAATTTCTACCTCTTCGGGCTCAGGCAGGATCAAGTTGAAAAAACTTTAATGGAAGGCACTTATCATCCGCGCGGGATTTACGAAAAATCTGAGGATGTGCGTCAGGTGCTGGATGCATTAGCGTCCAGTAGATTCTCTCCCGGAGAGCCGGGCATGTACCGCTGGGTGGTAGAGAAGTTGTTGACGGACAATGAGAAGTATATGCATCTGGCTGATTTTGAGGAATATGTTGCTACTCAAAAGATAGTGGATAAAGAGTATGCTAAGCCCGCTATCTGGGTTCGGAAAGCGATATTGAACACTGCGCGTATGGGCAAGTTCTCGACGGATAGGACTATGCGCCAATATGCTGAAGATATCTGGAATATTAAGGCTCTAAAAGATTCTGAATAA
- a CDS encoding MTH1187 family thiamine-binding protein, whose amino-acid sequence MSVLVELTIFPTDKGVSVSPYVARVVDIIRSSGLSCQLGPMGTCIEGEWDDIMAAITKCYNELATDCDRIYIVMKADCRRGAEDRLHGKVESVESKLN is encoded by the coding sequence ATGAGTGTATTAGTAGAATTAACTATTTTCCCTACCGATAAGGGCGTTAGCGTTAGTCCTTATGTTGCTAGGGTTGTAGATATTATTAGAAGTAGTGGATTGTCCTGCCAGCTCGGTCCTATGGGGACCTGCATTGAAGGAGAGTGGGATGATATCATGGCTGCGATAACAAAATGTTATAACGAGCTGGCGACTGATTGTGACCGAATCTATATAGTAATGAAGGCCGACTGCCGCCGCGGCGCAGAGGATCGGCTTCATGGAAAGGTCGAATCTGTTGAGTCTAAGTTGAATTAA
- a CDS encoding energy-coupling factor ABC transporter ATP-binding protein produces MSDMLYQLSNVTQSYAGKTVLNVSDFSIPKGAIVGLAGHNGSGKSTMMRILAFLESPTSGDIFYDGKLVDIANTDLRREVSLLTQEPYLLKRTVGRNVAYGLELRDADNIESIVRDSLNMVGLDPDLFMSRHWYELSGGEAQRVAFAARLAINPRVMLLDEPTASLDRESTLLIREAAATVRDKCGTTLVIVSHDHSWLEEVSDMIVHFSMGKIKE; encoded by the coding sequence ATGAGTGATATGTTGTACCAATTGTCTAATGTTACCCAGAGCTATGCCGGCAAAACTGTTCTGAATGTATCTGATTTTTCAATACCCAAAGGCGCTATTGTAGGTCTGGCCGGTCATAATGGTAGCGGTAAAAGCACCATGATGCGCATTTTGGCTTTTCTCGAAAGCCCCACTTCCGGTGATATTTTTTATGATGGTAAATTGGTCGACATTGCTAATACCGATTTGCGGCGTGAAGTGTCTCTACTTACGCAGGAGCCGTATCTTCTGAAGAGAACTGTTGGCAGAAATGTTGCCTACGGGCTAGAGCTTAGGGATGCTGATAATATTGAGAGCATTGTGCGGGATTCTCTTAATATGGTTGGCCTCGATCCAGATTTATTCATGTCACGTCATTGGTATGAACTATCCGGCGGTGAGGCGCAGAGGGTTGCATTTGCGGCAAGGCTGGCAATTAATCCACGCGTTATGCTTCTTGATGAACCTACAGCCAGCTTGGACCGCGAAAGTACACTTCTTATTCGTGAAGCTGCCGCTACAGTCCGTGATAAATGCGGAACCACTCTCGTCATAGTTAGTCATGACCATTCATGGCTGGAAGAAGTTTCAGATATGATTGTTCATTTTTCTATGGGTAAAATTAAAGAGTAA
- a CDS encoding UPF0280 family protein, translated as MTRKKHTDHARNYRKNVTHSKAETSFQVVVEQTDLFIIAERNLSAEAAAIIHEVRSVIKAHIFINPLFGASLAPVQVPDGADPVILAMAEAAALCEVGPMATVAGAVAQEVATRLAPLSENIIVENGGDIYMNSTTPRTVALLSDPDSDSQIALKIDTEEFPVAICSSSGTIGHSLSLGSGDLVTVRSKDARLADAAATALANLLKSPADVPLVIEKARTLSEQLTKSGTKYGLDGVFVQYDSKIGAWGEIELIAL; from the coding sequence TTGACCAGAAAAAAGCACACTGATCACGCTCGCAATTACCGAAAAAACGTTACTCATTCAAAAGCAGAAACTTCTTTTCAAGTTGTTGTCGAGCAGACAGATCTTTTTATCATCGCTGAAAGAAACCTCAGCGCAGAAGCTGCTGCGATCATTCACGAGGTTCGTTCCGTTATAAAAGCTCACATCTTCATTAATCCGCTATTCGGTGCAAGCCTTGCCCCTGTGCAAGTCCCTGATGGTGCTGATCCTGTGATTTTAGCAATGGCTGAAGCAGCTGCCCTGTGCGAAGTCGGCCCGATGGCAACGGTGGCCGGAGCGGTTGCACAGGAGGTCGCGACTAGGCTCGCTCCCTTATCCGAAAACATTATAGTGGAAAACGGTGGTGACATTTATATGAACTCCACAACCCCCCGCACAGTCGCCCTTCTATCAGATCCAGACTCAGACTCACAGATAGCCTTAAAGATCGATACAGAAGAGTTTCCTGTGGCTATCTGCTCATCATCAGGAACCATAGGACACTCACTAAGCCTCGGGAGCGGCGATCTGGTCACGGTAAGATCAAAAGATGCACGCCTTGCGGACGCAGCAGCAACTGCATTGGCTAATCTTCTCAAGTCTCCTGCGGACGTGCCTCTCGTAATAGAAAAAGCCCGGACCCTGTCAGAGCAACTGACAAAATCCGGGACTAAATACGGTTTAGATGGAGTTTTCGTTCAATACGATTCCAAAATCGGAGCATGGGGCGAAATTGAGCTGATTGCGCTGTAA